From the Drosophila ananassae strain 14024-0371.13 chromosome Y unlocalized genomic scaffold, ASM1763931v2 tig00000105, whole genome shotgun sequence genome, one window contains:
- the LOC123258207 gene encoding uncharacterized protein LOC123258207: MILIWVIPGLSLPISTPSEGKAVSPVVITPINNVTGTIIEATDRIAVKSAEWTLITFFDLSQLAREIETVKRGIQSIKQWCPTAYEVCPTIIKTLQQEVAEIQDADQLMHHQRQKRGALNIVGNIANGLFGVLDDQYAKRMEDIIGKLRAQEGITQKIVENQTSILDTTINIMRRTTIETQKRMQGLEASLARIKVRSHAADRYLPHAVSELVVASHIRRVQDAVLNVLIGAHEGKLSPALVSVEQVKQVITKIQTHLPPGRRLPITSETARDLYRLATTRVQETEDLLMFHTSVPLVEEDEFTVYRMEPVPQIKRVGLVITKTETGYLAIDDHRKHHFAINQDHLRQCISITNGNTVCEFKQTLFGPDAYQLPCTMAALARHRARECKPEPIKGTSYWLQLTEQNAWIFGTTKPITMTYVCSAEKDQIIIDGVGKMTIRQDCVIQSPTITLLGRAQVNSSGTVKMSISNYNGVNVG, encoded by the coding sequence ATGATACTTATCTGGGTGATACCCGGACTGTCGTTACCCATCTCCACACCATCAGAAGGAAAGGCCGTTAGCCCTGTTGTCATCACTCCAATCAACAATGTGACTGGGACCATCATAGAAGCCACCGATAGGATAGCAGTCAAATCTGCGGAGTGGACACTCATCACATTCTTTGACCTCAGTCAATTGGCACGAGAAATCGAGACAGTCAAAAGGGGTATCCAATCTATAAAACAATGGTGCCCAACGGCATACGAGGTTTGTCCCACGATCATAAAAACGTTGCAGCAGGAAGTGGCGGAAATCCAAGATGCCGATCAGTTAATGCATCATCAACGACAAAAACGCGGAGCACTGAACATCGTAGGAAATATCGCGAATGGACTGTTCGGAGTACTCGATGATCAATATGCCAAACGGATGGAAGATATTATTGGCAAACTACGAGCCCAAGAAGGCATCACGCaaaaaatagtggagaaccaGACTTCAATTCTGGATACCACCATCAACATtatgaggaggacgacgatcgAAACTCAGAAGAGGATGCAGGGGTTAGAAGCCAGTCTGGCCAGAATCAAGGTGAGAAGCCATGCGGCTGATCGGTATCTTCCGCATGCAGTCTCAGAATTGGTCGTGGCAAGCCACATTCGGCGAGTCCAGGATGCTGTTTTGAATGTGTTAATCGGGGCACACGAAGGAAAATTAAGCCCTGCATTGGTGTCAGTGGAACAAGTAAAACAGGTgatcacaaaaatacaaacacacctgCCACCGGGAAGACGATTACCCATCACCAGTGAAACAGCACGAGACCTATATCGACTGGCGACCACTAGGGTTCAAGAAACCGAGGACTTATTGATGTTCCATACAAGCGTTCCGTTAGTCGAAGAAGACGAATTCACAGTGTATCGGATGGAGCCAGTTCCACAAATAAAGAGAGTAGGCCTGGTGATAACCAAGACGGAAACAGGATATCTAGCAATAGATGATCATCGAAAACACCACTTCGCGATCAATCAAGATCACCTTAGGCAGTGTATCAGCATAACGAACGGAAATACGGTATGCGAGTTTAAGCAGACGCTCTTTGGCCCGGACGCCTATCAACTCCCGTGTACAATGGCAGCATTAGCAAGACATCGGGCAAGGGAATGTAAGCCAGAGCCAATCAAGGGGACCAGTTATTGGCTTCAATTGACAGAGCAGAATGCATGGATCTTTGGGACCACAAAACCAATAACAATGACATATGTCTGCTCGGCCGAAAAGGATCAAATCATCATCGATGGCGTAGGAAAAATGACAATCAGGCAAGATTGTGTGATCCAAAGCCCGACCATCACATTATTGGGACGGGCGCAAGTTAACTCATCAGGAACAGTAAAGATGTCAATAAGCAACTATAATGGAGTCAACGTTGGATAA